A section of the Cryobacterium soli genome encodes:
- a CDS encoding SGNH/GDSL hydrolase family protein, producing MADPRVPTNNPRGPVKPAGAARRHKLLLLGAVLLVVLGGGIAVWAALVGVGAASPASVVPTPPPSAAAPAPVASPTDSAAPGPAAEPTGPAPVAVFLGDSYTQGYGAVPVERRWSSLVAADAGWTEVNQGLGGTGYVTTATPHACGLDACPTYVERVPGVIAAAPDIVVIAGGQNDRWALAGNPERVRAAVDATFDGIRQGLPDARMIAVGPSTAEPATALIVELDDWVQAAAERVGAEYVSLIDPVLIEESMVAPDGVHVTDAGYRALADRVLEQTGR from the coding sequence ATGGCCGACCCTCGCGTACCGACGAACAACCCGCGCGGCCCTGTGAAGCCGGCCGGGGCCGCGCGCCGGCACAAGTTGCTGCTGCTGGGCGCGGTGCTGCTGGTGGTTCTCGGCGGCGGCATCGCGGTCTGGGCTGCCCTGGTCGGCGTCGGGGCGGCATCCCCCGCGTCGGTCGTGCCCACCCCGCCCCCATCCGCCGCCGCACCGGCCCCGGTGGCATCGCCCACGGACTCCGCGGCGCCCGGCCCCGCCGCCGAGCCGACCGGCCCCGCACCTGTGGCCGTCTTCCTCGGCGACTCCTACACGCAGGGTTATGGCGCCGTTCCGGTCGAGCGGCGGTGGTCCTCGCTCGTGGCAGCGGACGCCGGCTGGACCGAGGTGAACCAGGGCCTGGGCGGCACCGGTTACGTCACGACGGCCACCCCGCACGCCTGCGGCCTGGACGCGTGCCCAACGTATGTGGAGCGGGTACCTGGTGTGATCGCCGCCGCACCCGACATCGTCGTGATCGCCGGCGGGCAGAACGACCGCTGGGCGCTGGCCGGCAATCCCGAGCGGGTGCGGGCGGCGGTCGACGCCACGTTCGACGGCATCCGCCAGGGCCTGCCGGATGCCCGGATGATCGCCGTGGGCCCGTCGACCGCCGAACCGGCGACGGCGCTCATCGTGGAGCTGGACGACTGGGTGCAGGCCGCCGCCGAGCGCGTCGGCGCGGAGTACGTGAGCCTGATCGATCCCGTGCTGATCGAGGAGTCGATGGTCGCACCTGACGGGGTGCACGTCACGGATGCCGGCTATCGCGCCCTTGCCGACCGGGTGCTCGAGCAGACCGGCCGGTGA
- a CDS encoding alpha-amylase family glycosyl hydrolase has protein sequence MPDWTEHVIWWHVYPLGFVGADVTGVDRRPTHRLRMLVPWLDYLLELGANGLALGPVFTSRTHGYDTTDYLEVDPRLGDTADLEHLVAEAHRRGIRVMLDGVFNHVGREFGPLVTALADPSAPENALFRRTPAGELVAFEGHDALVTLDHANPAVADLVTGVMTYWLDRGVDAWRLDAAYALPAEFWAGVLPRVRERHPEVYVMGEVLHGDYAAFVAASGVDAVTQYELWQAIWHGLAEGNFFELDWALTRHNAFLGAFVPYTFVGNHDVTRLASQIPDARHHAHALVLLLTLGGTPAIYYGDERGLQAVKEQRAGGDDAIRPAYPESPAGLEPAGAATFVLHQELIGLRRRHPWLHTATSRPLALTNTGYVFEVTDGSHRLVVALNLSDEALPVDTDAAPRLAGTAHAGPAGVTVPPHGWAIFG, from the coding sequence GTGCCTGACTGGACCGAACACGTGATCTGGTGGCACGTGTACCCGCTCGGCTTCGTCGGAGCGGACGTCACCGGCGTCGACCGCCGGCCGACGCACCGGCTGCGGATGCTCGTGCCCTGGTTGGACTACCTCCTCGAGCTCGGCGCCAACGGCTTGGCCCTCGGCCCGGTGTTCACCTCCCGCACGCACGGCTACGACACCACCGACTACCTCGAGGTGGATCCCCGGCTCGGCGACACCGCCGACCTCGAGCACCTTGTCGCCGAGGCACACCGCCGCGGCATCCGGGTGATGCTCGACGGGGTCTTCAACCATGTGGGCCGCGAGTTCGGGCCGCTGGTCACCGCGCTCGCCGACCCGTCCGCGCCCGAGAACGCCCTGTTCCGGCGCACGCCCGCCGGCGAACTCGTGGCGTTCGAAGGGCACGACGCCCTGGTGACCCTCGACCACGCCAACCCCGCCGTCGCCGACCTCGTCACCGGGGTGATGACCTACTGGCTCGACCGGGGCGTCGACGCCTGGCGCCTCGACGCCGCCTACGCCCTTCCCGCGGAGTTCTGGGCGGGCGTGCTCCCGCGGGTGCGCGAGCGCCACCCGGAGGTGTACGTGATGGGCGAGGTGCTGCACGGCGACTACGCCGCGTTCGTCGCCGCATCCGGGGTCGACGCCGTCACCCAGTACGAACTGTGGCAGGCGATCTGGCACGGCCTGGCCGAGGGCAACTTCTTCGAGCTGGACTGGGCGCTCACCCGGCACAACGCGTTCCTGGGCGCCTTCGTGCCGTACACGTTCGTGGGCAATCACGACGTGACCCGGCTGGCCAGCCAGATCCCCGACGCGCGCCACCACGCGCACGCCCTCGTGCTGCTGCTCACCCTGGGCGGCACCCCGGCGATCTACTACGGCGACGAACGGGGTCTGCAGGCCGTGAAGGAGCAGCGCGCCGGCGGCGACGACGCCATCCGGCCGGCCTACCCGGAGAGCCCCGCCGGCCTTGAGCCAGCGGGCGCTGCCACGTTCGTGCTGCACCAGGAGCTGATCGGGCTGCGCCGGCGGCACCCGTGGTTGCACACGGCCACGAGCCGGCCGCTCGCCCTCACGAACACCGGCTACGTGTTCGAGGTGACCGATGGCAGCCACCGCCTGGTCGTGGCGCTCAACTTGAGCGACGAGGCCCTCCCGGTCGACACGGATGCGGCCCCGCGGCTGGCCGGCACGGCCCACGCCGGCCCGGCCGGGGTCACGGTGCCGCCGCACGGTTGGGCGATCTTCGGCTGA
- a CDS encoding ImmA/IrrE family metallo-endopeptidase codes for MNSTTDVYDPHEHAEQLGLTVAYQSLRANFGMYIPGRKIILLRRGMKVATERSVLAHEIAHYLADDRRTDGVWSIRQERRADLAASRRLIPAERLRQLTMWSSDPREWAIDLQVTGDILLAYINGQKDSA; via the coding sequence ATGAATTCGACGACTGATGTCTACGACCCTCACGAGCACGCCGAACAACTCGGCCTCACCGTCGCCTACCAATCACTTCGCGCCAACTTCGGCATGTACATCCCCGGCCGGAAAATCATCCTGCTGCGCCGCGGCATGAAGGTCGCCACGGAGCGCAGCGTGCTCGCGCACGAGATCGCCCACTACCTCGCCGACGACCGGCGCACAGATGGGGTGTGGTCGATCCGCCAGGAGCGTCGTGCGGACCTTGCCGCCTCCCGCCGGCTGATCCCCGCCGAGCGCCTGCGCCAGCTCACCATGTGGTCGTCAGACCCCCGCGAGTGGGCCATCGACCTCCAGGTCACCGGCGACATCCTGCTCGCCTACATCAACGGACAGAAGGACAGCGCATGA
- a CDS encoding YqaJ viral recombinase family protein, translated as MSYRVLTATANTPEWLTARKSIIGASEVACILGLSKWSTPLGIYNDKLNPNITDDMTERQEWGHYLEEPIAQWIRDKKNLVVLPSPGLIQSIDYPWLGATPDRVTDLGEPVELKTSDSFMKDDWIDGPPDNYLVQVFVQMICLGARRGYLGVLHGGNQFEFFPIEWDQEVVDQIISITKDFWQNNVMAKTPPEPTTSDELALVHRDSGEALEGGERLLLAWYLDGQERGTYKEADARIEAVKSAYKELLNTTNTSVLTYKGKPLYTWKRPKPSTSFDMALFKQEHPALVAMYTREHPAAPRFLRKDTKALNEEFATDPPEGWEAGLTVTEVLAKYDELTIWKNEQKDAS; from the coding sequence ATGAGCTATCGCGTACTGACCGCCACCGCGAACACCCCCGAGTGGCTGACTGCCCGCAAGTCGATCATCGGCGCGTCCGAGGTTGCTTGCATCCTAGGCCTGTCGAAGTGGTCCACCCCGCTGGGGATCTACAACGACAAGCTGAACCCGAACATCACCGACGACATGACCGAGCGTCAGGAATGGGGCCACTACCTCGAGGAGCCGATTGCGCAGTGGATCCGCGACAAGAAGAACCTCGTGGTCCTGCCGTCGCCGGGCCTCATTCAGTCGATCGACTACCCATGGTTGGGCGCAACGCCTGACCGCGTGACCGACCTGGGCGAACCGGTGGAGTTGAAAACCTCCGACTCGTTCATGAAGGATGACTGGATCGACGGCCCGCCCGACAACTACCTCGTGCAGGTGTTCGTCCAGATGATCTGCCTCGGCGCCCGAAGAGGGTACCTCGGCGTCCTCCATGGCGGGAACCAGTTCGAGTTCTTCCCCATCGAGTGGGACCAGGAAGTGGTCGACCAGATCATCTCGATCACGAAGGACTTCTGGCAGAACAACGTCATGGCGAAAACGCCGCCTGAGCCCACGACAAGCGACGAGCTAGCCCTGGTCCACCGTGACTCTGGCGAGGCGCTGGAGGGTGGGGAGCGGCTGCTGCTGGCGTGGTATCTCGACGGGCAGGAACGCGGCACCTACAAGGAAGCCGACGCGCGGATCGAAGCGGTCAAGTCGGCCTACAAGGAGCTGCTGAACACCACGAACACGAGCGTCCTCACGTACAAGGGCAAGCCGCTCTACACGTGGAAGCGCCCGAAGCCGTCGACGTCGTTCGACATGGCCCTGTTCAAGCAGGAGCACCCCGCGCTCGTCGCCATGTACACCCGCGAGCACCCCGCCGCGCCCCGGTTCCTCCGCAAGGACACCAAAGCGCTCAACGAAGAGTTCGCCACCGACCCGCCCGAGGGCTGGGAGGCCGGACTCACCGTCACCGAAGTGCTCGCCAAGTACGACGAGCTCACCATTTGGAAGAACGAACAGAAGGACGCATCATGA
- a CDS encoding DNA-methyltransferase has product MTAPYYSDDLVTLYHGDCIEVMRTLPDNSVHAVVTDPPYGLEFMGKGWDGADGFRRSLNAADAGRENAFGRASRTSPEYKAGRLFGEWCEVWAAEAFRILKPGGHILAFGGTRTWQRLAVAVEDSGFEIRDSIAWLYGSGFPKVKTVLKPAFEPIVVGRKPFSGTLTANVLANGTGAFDIEATRTAFANAADLAESTGKNQHAKFGTEPGQNNVYGDYSQTEMKDYDGSKGRWPTNVLLDDSQANELDAQTGISQSRIGKPRGAASGEGWGMTATGTEYDDAGGASRFFPTFHYEAKAPNTERPTVNGVQHPTVKPLELMRWLVRLVTPPGGTVLEPFAGSGTTLEACLIEGFDVIGIEREDAYLPLIMQRIKKPLQQSMFGDEFA; this is encoded by the coding sequence ATGACCGCACCGTATTACTCAGACGACCTCGTGACGCTGTATCACGGTGACTGCATCGAGGTCATGCGCACGCTGCCCGACAACTCGGTGCACGCCGTCGTCACCGACCCGCCCTACGGCCTCGAATTCATGGGCAAGGGGTGGGATGGCGCGGACGGGTTCAGGAGATCCTTGAACGCCGCAGACGCTGGGCGCGAGAACGCGTTCGGCAGAGCATCCCGGACGTCGCCCGAGTACAAGGCCGGGCGCCTGTTCGGCGAATGGTGCGAGGTCTGGGCCGCCGAGGCTTTCCGAATCCTGAAACCGGGCGGGCACATTCTGGCCTTCGGCGGCACCCGCACTTGGCAGCGGCTCGCAGTCGCCGTCGAAGACTCGGGGTTCGAGATCCGCGACTCAATCGCATGGCTCTACGGGTCGGGATTCCCCAAGGTCAAGACGGTCCTCAAGCCAGCCTTCGAGCCAATCGTTGTCGGCCGCAAGCCATTCAGTGGAACGCTCACCGCCAACGTGCTTGCCAATGGCACCGGGGCATTCGACATCGAAGCCACCCGCACGGCGTTTGCGAATGCGGCCGACCTCGCGGAATCCACCGGGAAGAACCAGCACGCCAAGTTCGGCACCGAACCAGGACAGAACAACGTGTACGGCGACTACTCGCAGACCGAGATGAAGGACTACGACGGCAGTAAGGGTCGCTGGCCGACAAACGTGCTGCTCGATGATTCGCAGGCAAACGAGCTCGACGCGCAGACGGGGATCAGTCAGTCCCGGATCGGGAAGCCGCGCGGTGCGGCGTCCGGCGAGGGCTGGGGAATGACCGCCACCGGCACCGAGTACGACGACGCGGGCGGCGCATCTCGGTTCTTCCCCACGTTCCACTACGAGGCCAAAGCACCCAACACCGAACGCCCCACCGTGAACGGCGTGCAGCACCCAACAGTGAAGCCACTCGAACTCATGCGTTGGCTGGTCCGGCTGGTCACGCCTCCGGGCGGGACCGTGCTCGAACCATTCGCCGGATCGGGAACCACTCTCGAGGCGTGCCTGATCGAAGGGTTCGACGTGATCGGCATCGAGAGGGAGGACGCGTACCTGCCGCTCATCATGCAGCGGATCAAGAAGCCGCTGCAGCAGTCGATGTTCGGGGATGAGTTCGCATGA
- a CDS encoding recombinase RecT: protein MTDLSSKIATQQVAQKKAPTIRDLVQAQQAAIETQLAGTMNSGAFVRAAISTISSSPKLQQATPASVLGGIMLAAQLKLEIGPALGHFYLTPRREKGQDICLPIIGYQGYIELAYRSGRIEKIETFLVRDGDKFDHGANSERGRFFDWNPADYDEDRPWIGVVAMAKIKGAGTVWAYLPKAKVLARRPHYWDKGTPWQTNEEEMARKTGIRALAPYLPKSTELARAIEADENKVESIAGIHDLVVTREEPEPEVMTVQESSPMDRTPQEQAEDAAG, encoded by the coding sequence ATGACAGACCTATCCAGCAAGATCGCCACCCAGCAGGTGGCGCAGAAGAAGGCCCCGACCATCCGCGACCTCGTGCAGGCGCAGCAGGCGGCCATCGAAACCCAGCTGGCCGGCACGATGAACTCCGGCGCATTCGTCCGGGCGGCCATCAGCACCATCAGCAGCAGCCCGAAGCTGCAGCAGGCCACCCCGGCCAGTGTGCTCGGCGGCATCATGCTCGCCGCGCAGCTGAAACTGGAGATCGGCCCGGCGCTTGGTCACTTCTACCTCACCCCGAGGAGAGAGAAGGGGCAGGACATCTGCCTCCCCATCATTGGCTACCAGGGCTACATCGAACTGGCCTACCGGTCGGGGCGCATCGAGAAGATCGAGACGTTCCTGGTCCGTGACGGCGACAAGTTCGACCACGGGGCCAACTCGGAGCGCGGCCGGTTCTTCGACTGGAACCCCGCCGACTACGACGAGGACCGCCCCTGGATCGGCGTTGTCGCCATGGCGAAGATCAAGGGTGCCGGCACCGTGTGGGCGTACCTGCCCAAAGCGAAGGTGCTCGCCCGTCGCCCGCACTACTGGGACAAGGGCACCCCGTGGCAGACCAACGAGGAAGAGATGGCGCGCAAGACCGGCATCCGCGCACTCGCCCCGTACCTGCCCAAGTCGACCGAGCTCGCCCGCGCCATCGAGGCTGACGAGAACAAGGTCGAGTCAATCGCTGGGATTCACGACCTCGTGGTCACCCGCGAGGAACCCGAACCCGAAGTGATGACCGTGCAGGAGTCGTCCCCCATGGACCGCACCCCGCAGGAGCAGGCAGAGGACGCGGCGGGATAA
- a CDS encoding PBSX family phage terminase large subunit, with translation MLSSPSLSRKQISSIVRSKLRKIALWVGAVSGGKTIAANFAFLIAVREAQGTGLIVIVGKTLQTIERNIIDPLQQVELFGALAGQVLHTRGSSTATILGREVHLVGANDARSEEKIRGATIEIAYVDEATLLPVGFWEMLLTRLRVPTARLLATTNPGSFNHWLRQQYMLNADAKNMIVFEFVMDDNPSLTAQYVADMKASFTGAFYDRFILGKWSNAEGAIFDMWDPAKHTIPWADLPPMRKLIAVGIDYGTTNPTAALMLGMATQTDMYGKPHSKLYLVDEWRYESIAEKQKLTDVELSRRLRGWLAEPHLPPNQMQLTPDYIVLDPSAASFRVQLQQDGLISTQADNDVLNGIRTVASVLSAGKLLVTERCPGWQKEVTEYVWDPKSSEKGEDKPVKANDHSQDAARYALQTTESIWRQHVKLAA, from the coding sequence ATGCTGAGTAGCCCGAGCCTGTCTCGGAAGCAGATCTCGTCCATCGTGCGGTCGAAGCTGCGCAAGATCGCCCTGTGGGTCGGCGCTGTCTCTGGCGGCAAGACCATCGCGGCGAACTTCGCGTTCCTGATCGCTGTGCGTGAGGCGCAAGGGACCGGCCTGATCGTCATCGTCGGGAAGACGCTGCAGACCATCGAGCGCAACATCATCGACCCGTTGCAGCAGGTGGAACTCTTCGGCGCGTTGGCCGGCCAGGTGCTGCACACCCGCGGTTCGAGCACGGCGACCATCCTCGGCCGCGAAGTGCACCTTGTGGGCGCCAACGATGCCCGCTCTGAGGAGAAGATCCGCGGCGCGACCATCGAGATCGCCTACGTCGACGAAGCGACCCTGCTGCCTGTGGGCTTCTGGGAGATGCTGCTGACTCGTCTGCGCGTCCCCACCGCCCGACTCCTCGCCACGACCAACCCGGGCTCGTTCAACCACTGGCTACGTCAGCAGTACATGCTCAACGCTGACGCGAAGAACATGATCGTGTTCGAGTTCGTCATGGACGACAACCCCTCGCTCACTGCCCAGTACGTCGCGGACATGAAGGCCTCGTTCACCGGGGCGTTCTACGACCGGTTCATCCTGGGCAAGTGGTCGAACGCTGAGGGCGCGATCTTCGACATGTGGGATCCGGCGAAGCACACGATCCCGTGGGCCGACCTGCCTCCCATGCGCAAGCTCATCGCGGTCGGCATCGACTACGGCACCACGAACCCCACAGCTGCCCTCATGCTCGGCATGGCAACGCAGACGGACATGTACGGCAAGCCTCACTCGAAGCTGTACCTCGTCGACGAGTGGCGCTACGAGTCCATCGCGGAGAAGCAGAAGCTCACCGACGTAGAACTCTCACGCCGGCTGCGCGGATGGCTCGCCGAGCCGCACCTGCCGCCGAACCAGATGCAGCTCACCCCCGACTACATCGTGCTCGACCCGTCTGCCGCATCCTTCCGGGTGCAACTGCAGCAAGACGGGCTGATCTCCACACAGGCCGACAACGACGTGCTCAACGGCATCCGTACGGTCGCCTCCGTGCTGTCTGCCGGGAAGCTGCTCGTGACTGAGCGCTGCCCTGGCTGGCAGAAGGAAGTCACCGAGTACGTGTGGGATCCCAAGTCGTCCGAGAAGGGCGAAGACAAGCCCGTCAAGGCCAACGACCACTCGCAGGACGCCGCACGCTACGCCCTGCAGACCACCGAATCCATCTGGCGCCAACACGTGAAGCTCGCCGCCTAA
- a CDS encoding DUF4326 domain-containing protein, with amino-acid sequence MPKRIQMSRQKPWRAENPDAVIVARPSKWGNPVSVADIREDYSDPAYCRQVAVELFEDGRAMGDWPYPSSSEIRAELAGKDLACWCPIDGFCHADVLLEIANRAVN; translated from the coding sequence ATGCCGAAGCGCATTCAGATGTCGCGCCAGAAGCCGTGGCGTGCCGAGAATCCGGACGCGGTGATCGTGGCGCGACCGTCGAAGTGGGGCAACCCGGTGTCCGTGGCGGACATCCGGGAGGACTACAGCGACCCCGCCTACTGCCGACAGGTCGCCGTGGAGCTGTTCGAGGACGGGCGGGCTATGGGCGATTGGCCCTATCCGTCCAGCAGTGAGATCCGCGCCGAGCTCGCAGGTAAGGACCTCGCGTGCTGGTGCCCGATCGACGGGTTCTGCCACGCAGATGTACTGCTCGAAATCGCGAACAGGGCGGTCAACTGA
- a CDS encoding site-specific integrase: MRAAKGEGSMSKTDKGWRGYVTVNGKRKYTRYHKTKALCAQEKRELLNRRDDGRLVAGKVPTVAQWMNHWSENVTKARPTTAALNAWVITNKIIPELGSIKLSALTAERLEQWVVDLNVKPASQRRYLAPLKTALNVAAQRGHIPFNPALRVELEPQGKPNTSAFSREDRDAILAAAVGRNRARWHLSVRLGLRPAEALGLTWPDFDAKTGVLTIRHQLLRATGQGLYLQDAAKTAAGEREITLPKSLAALLVEHRREQMRLMAQVGDEWVGWSYQGQPVALMFPQSNGKPVDAKMDTKLWHALLASAGLEDARRYKSRHTAATHLISDSNGDVAVTAKILGHADASFTYRTYVHPLAEREQALMDAMDLPAAPYVAPYDAEPSRVRQNAEPSDR, encoded by the coding sequence ATGAGAGCCGCCAAGGGCGAAGGGTCGATGTCCAAGACCGACAAGGGGTGGCGCGGCTACGTCACCGTGAACGGCAAGAGGAAGTACACCCGCTACCACAAGACCAAGGCGCTGTGCGCGCAGGAGAAGCGCGAACTCCTCAACCGGCGCGACGACGGCCGGCTCGTCGCCGGGAAGGTGCCGACCGTCGCCCAGTGGATGAATCACTGGTCGGAGAACGTGACGAAGGCGCGGCCGACGACGGCGGCGCTGAACGCCTGGGTCATCACGAACAAGATCATCCCTGAGCTCGGGTCGATCAAGCTGTCCGCGCTCACCGCCGAGCGGCTCGAGCAGTGGGTCGTCGACCTCAACGTGAAGCCCGCGTCGCAGCGCCGCTACCTGGCGCCGCTCAAGACCGCCCTGAACGTTGCCGCCCAGCGTGGGCACATCCCGTTCAACCCGGCCCTCCGCGTCGAGCTGGAGCCGCAGGGGAAGCCGAACACCTCGGCGTTCTCACGAGAGGACCGGGACGCGATCCTCGCGGCCGCTGTCGGCCGGAACCGGGCGCGCTGGCACCTCTCAGTGCGCCTCGGGCTGCGGCCGGCCGAGGCGCTCGGGCTGACGTGGCCCGACTTCGATGCGAAGACCGGCGTGCTCACCATCCGCCACCAGCTGCTGCGCGCCACCGGCCAGGGCCTCTACCTGCAGGACGCCGCCAAGACTGCGGCGGGGGAGCGGGAGATCACGCTGCCCAAGTCCCTCGCGGCGCTCCTGGTCGAGCACCGCAGGGAGCAGATGCGACTCATGGCCCAGGTCGGCGATGAGTGGGTGGGCTGGAGCTACCAGGGGCAGCCCGTCGCGCTCATGTTCCCTCAGTCGAACGGCAAGCCCGTCGACGCGAAGATGGACACGAAGCTCTGGCACGCGCTCCTCGCGTCGGCCGGGCTCGAGGATGCCCGCCGGTACAAGTCTCGGCACACCGCGGCGACGCACCTGATCAGCGACAGCAATGGCGACGTGGCGGTCACGGCCAAGATCCTCGGGCATGCGGATGCGTCCTTCACCTACCGCACCTACGTGCACCCGCTGGCCGAGCGTGAGCAGGCGCTCATGGATGCGATGGACCTGCCCGCTGCACCCTATGTTGCACCCTATGACGCCGAACCCAGCCGAGTCAGGCAGAACGCAGAACCGTCAGATCGTTGA
- a CDS encoding helix-turn-helix domain-containing protein translates to MAAVVESVRLYTVATVAQRLEVGVDWVYERIASGVLPVVELGDTRRNQRIRADHLQEFINSRTFGQAK, encoded by the coding sequence ATGGCTGCCGTCGTTGAGTCGGTCCGCCTCTACACGGTCGCCACTGTGGCGCAGCGTTTAGAGGTCGGCGTCGACTGGGTTTACGAGCGCATCGCCTCGGGGGTTCTCCCCGTGGTCGAGCTCGGAGACACGCGACGCAATCAGCGCATCCGGGCTGACCATCTGCAGGAGTTCATCAACTCCCGCACCTTCGGCCAGGCCAAGTAA
- a CDS encoding aminoacyl-tRNA deacylase — translation MVDSGMAGTGRERVETDARSRGLEIDIVERPPADSLESAARLLGLDPAGIVKSLVVKRHDGDYIFVLVPGDRQISWAKLRALVGVNKLSLPHEDLALAATGYARGTITPLGSSTAWPVFADERMRGTRVAMGAGEHGYSAFVDADALIAAYGATVADITDELKPRS, via the coding sequence ATGGTTGACTCAGGTATGGCTGGAACAGGGCGCGAACGCGTCGAAACGGATGCGCGGTCGCGCGGACTCGAGATCGACATCGTCGAGCGGCCCCCGGCCGACAGCCTCGAGAGCGCGGCCCGGCTGCTGGGCCTTGACCCGGCCGGCATCGTCAAGTCCCTCGTGGTGAAGCGACACGACGGGGACTACATCTTCGTACTCGTCCCCGGCGACCGGCAGATCAGCTGGGCCAAGCTGCGCGCGCTCGTGGGCGTGAACAAGCTCTCGTTGCCGCACGAAGACCTGGCGTTGGCCGCTACAGGCTACGCCCGCGGCACCATCACCCCGTTGGGCAGCAGCACAGCCTGGCCGGTGTTCGCCGACGAGCGGATGCGCGGCACCCGTGTGGCGATGGGCGCGGGGGAGCACGGGTACTCGGCGTTCGTCGACGCAGACGCCCTCATCGCCGCCTATGGTGCCACGGTCGCCGACATCACCGACGAGCTCAAGCCGCGCTCCTAG
- a CDS encoding helix-turn-helix domain-containing protein: MDETLNWAEYLRIITDADTNRIISQRTGIPDSTISRWLSGQAYPRPRQVVDVARAYGVNPLNALVGAGYLDQSDIERAGVEPRQFQLREFSELEIAQEIVRRVQKGQSSMLETPLDESHPAMSERSNVTRLRQTPTEDEAEQLGAVAKSGESVIEIDEFDD, from the coding sequence GTGGATGAGACTTTGAACTGGGCCGAATACCTGCGCATCATCACCGACGCGGACACCAACCGCATCATCTCCCAGCGCACGGGCATACCCGACTCAACAATCAGCAGATGGCTATCCGGGCAGGCATACCCGCGCCCCCGCCAAGTTGTCGACGTGGCCCGCGCATATGGAGTGAACCCGCTCAACGCGTTGGTCGGCGCTGGCTACCTGGACCAGAGCGACATCGAACGCGCAGGCGTGGAGCCGCGCCAGTTCCAGCTACGCGAATTCTCGGAACTAGAGATCGCGCAGGAGATCGTGCGCCGCGTCCAGAAGGGCCAGTCGAGCATGCTCGAAACACCCCTCGACGAGAGCCACCCCGCGATGAGCGAGCGCAGCAATGTCACCCGCCTGCGCCAGACTCCAACCGAGGACGAAGCCGAACAGCTGGGCGCCGTTGCCAAATCGGGGGAGTCGGTAATAGAGATTGATGAATTCGACGACTGA
- a CDS encoding single-stranded DNA-binding protein, translating into MAGETVITVVGNLTSDPELRYTQNGLAVANFTIASTPRNFDRTKNEFVDGEALFLRASVWREFAEHVAGSLTKGSRVIASGRLKQRSYETKEGEKRTSMELEIDEIGPSLRYATASLTRAQSSSGPRGGAPAAPANDEPWAPTAPAANTGGGDVWNTPGNFSDETPF; encoded by the coding sequence ATGGCCGGAGAAACCGTAATCACCGTCGTTGGAAACCTGACGAGCGACCCGGAGCTGCGGTACACGCAGAACGGGTTGGCAGTTGCCAACTTCACCATCGCATCCACCCCGCGCAACTTCGACCGCACGAAGAACGAGTTCGTCGACGGCGAGGCCCTGTTCCTCCGCGCGTCGGTCTGGCGTGAGTTCGCCGAGCACGTGGCCGGCAGCCTCACCAAGGGCTCGAGGGTCATCGCGTCGGGCCGCCTCAAGCAGCGCTCGTACGAGACGAAGGAGGGTGAGAAGCGCACCAGCATGGAGTTGGAGATCGACGAGATCGGCCCGTCGCTGAGATACGCGACTGCCAGCCTCACCCGCGCGCAGTCGTCGTCTGGCCCCCGAGGTGGCGCGCCGGCGGCGCCGGCCAACGACGAGCCGTGGGCGCCGACCGCCCCGGCCGCCAATACCGGCGGCGGCGACGTCTGGAACACCCCGGGCAACTTCTCCGACGAGACCCCCTTCTAG